A region of Bacillus cabrialesii DNA encodes the following proteins:
- a CDS encoding Lrp/AsnC family transcriptional regulator gives MLDHTDMQILEELSQNSRITMKELGEKVHLTGQAAASRVAKLEDSGVIEGYTIKVNQVKLGCYIHALLNIFTKSTHHQPYLSFIKTQEKYVINNYKISGDGCYLLECRFPSNEALDQFLVELNKHVNYKLSIVISK, from the coding sequence ATGTTGGATCACACAGACATGCAAATATTAGAGGAGTTATCTCAAAATAGCCGCATTACGATGAAAGAATTAGGCGAGAAAGTGCATTTAACAGGGCAAGCGGCAGCCTCGAGGGTTGCCAAATTAGAAGACAGCGGCGTGATTGAGGGATATACAATTAAAGTGAACCAAGTGAAATTAGGATGTTATATTCATGCTTTGCTTAATATCTTCACCAAAAGCACCCATCATCAGCCCTATCTGTCATTTATCAAAACACAAGAGAAATATGTTATCAATAATTATAAAATCAGCGGGGATGGCTGTTATCTTCTTGAATGCAGATTTCCGTCTAATGAAGCGTTAGATCAATTTTTAGTGGAATTAAATAAGCATGTCAATTATAAATTATCGATTGTGATTAGCAAGTAG